In Candidatus Methylomirabilota bacterium, the genomic stretch ACGCTGCGGCGGCGCCTCTTCGAGATGGCGCGCATCCCGGCCTGGCAGCTCGAGCGCTACGTCGGCGAGTGGACGAACCTCGTGCCGGGGCGTCCGACGCTGACCGGCCTGGTGAAGGCGGGTGCGATCCCGGCGGTGTTCGCCGAATCCGACGATCCGGACCGGCTGGTCCCGATCGTGTGCCGGGCGGAGGATCTGATGGTCGCGGTCAGCGGCGATCCGTTGCGCACCAACGCCTACGCGTTCGCGCACAACGGCATCCTCGGTTACCCGACCACCAAGCCGGTCCGCCTGCCCGCGGACTGGCCGCGCCTGCTCCGCGAGGCGCGGGCTCGCTAGGCCCGGCGCTCCCGCCGCGTGGACTCGCTCTGGGTGCTGGTGCCGACCGGCCAGCGCGCCTCCGGCGAGTGGATCGACGACACGCTGCGCGCGCGGGTGGAGGAGAAGGGCCTGCTCGCCCGCACGCCCCTGGCCGGCGACTTCCCGCGCCAGCGGGTGGAGCTGGTGCGCGGCGCCGATCCTACCGCCGAGGTCAATCGGCTCTATCGCCTGCGCGGCTGGACCGACGGCCTGCCGATCGTGCCGCCCACCCTCAGTCGGATCGACGAGATGCTCGCGTCCGGCTCGCTCGAGCACCACCTCGTCCTCGGCGAGGTCGAGCCGCTGGGCGGCGTCGCCACCGTGGAGAAGATCGCGGCCAACGCGGTGATGGCCGGCTGTCGCGCCGAGTATTTCCCGGTCGTCCTGGCGGCGGTGCTCGCCATCCTCGATCCGGTTTTCAACCTCCGCGGCGTGCAGACCACCGACGAGAACGTGGCCCCGCTGATCGTCGTGAACGGGCCGGTGGCGCAGCGGATCGGACTGAACGCGGCCTGGGGCGCCCTGGGCCCGGGCTGGCCGGCCAACGCGGCGATCGGCCGCGCGGTGCGCCTGGTCATGAACAATCTGGGCGGCGGCTGGCCGGGCGCAGTCTCGTTCGCGGGGCTCGGTCAGCCCGCGCGATGGACGCTCTGCCTCGCCGAGCGCGCGGAGGACACGCCGTGGCCGCCGCTGCACGTCGAGCTGGGCTACGGGCCCCAGCAGAGCACGGTGACGGTGCTGCGGGCCGAGACGGTGATCAACGTCACCGGCGGGCTCGACGAGCTGGCCAGCGTGATCGGCTCGGCCGCCTCGCTCTTCGGCATTCTCCACTCCGGCAAGGCCGCCGTGATTCTCTCGCCGTTCACCGTGCGACGCCTCGCCGGCGAGGGCTGGACGCGCGCCGACGTGCGCCGGCGGCTCTTCGAGCGCGGGCGGCTGCCCGCCGAGGTATGGCGCCGCTCGTGGATCCACGGCGCGGTGCGGAGCAGCGAATGGCCCGAGTGGGCGCGCCACGCGGCCGAGAGCGGCTCGATCCCGGCGGTGCGCGAGCCCGACGACTTGACGCTGGTCGTGGCGGGAGCGGACCTGCCGATCCCGCAACACGCGTACTGCCCCTCGTGGGGCCACCCACCATGCCGAGTCACCCAGCTGATTTCTTCGCCGCATGCGCCGGACGGGCCACTCGCAGGGTAATTGATACCCGGTCAAACATTCCAGAATTTGACTCCTCCCCGAGTGGGGCTCGTGAAAAACCGGGTTTCCCAGCCTTTTTCGTCGGGGCCGGGCTGGCATGCCCGGTGCGAGGTCAACGAGTCCGAGCCGAACCCATGACACGCTCTGCCTGGTCCGTCGAGGAGCACGCGTTCTTCCTCGGACAGCTCGCCGCCATCCTGGGCTCGACGCTGGACTATGAGGACATGCTGCAACGGATGGCGCGGCTGGCGGTGCCGTTCCTCGGCGATCTGTGCGCGGTGGATCTGCTCGACGCCGGCGGCGCCATCCGGCGCGCGGCCTGCGTGCACGCAGACGCCACCAAGGAGAGGTTGGCCTACGAGGCGCGCGCGCGTCACGGTGACAGCGCGACCGCGCCGCTGAGCGTGCCCGCGGTGGTGCGCTCGCGCCGCTCGGTGCTGGTGTCGCCGGCCACCGCCACCGATCTGGAGCGGGCCGCCCGGAACGAGGAGCAGCTGGATCTGTTCCGCCAGCTCGGCGTCACCTCGTGGATGGTGGTGCCGATGATCGCGCGGGACAGCGTGCTGGGCGCGGTGACCTTCGCGGTGACCGAGTCGGATCGCCGGTACGGTCAGGGCGATCTCCAGTTCGCGGAGGCGATGGTGGGCCAGGCCGCCACCGCCGGGGACAATGCGCGGCTCTACCGGGCGGCGGAAGCGGGGCGCGCGGCCGCGGAGGCCGCCAATCGCGCCAAGGACCAGTTCCTCTCCACCCTCTCGCACGAGCTCCGCGCCCCGCTCAATGCGATCTTCGGCTGGGCCACCATGCTGGAGCGCGGCGACCTGGCCGCCGACGAGGCGCGCCGCGCGCTGCAGATCATCCTGCGCAACGTCAACGCCCAGGTGCGGCTGATCGACGAGCTGCTGGACGTCTCGCGCATCGGCACCGGCCAGATGCGGCTCGACGTCAAGCCAGTGGATCTGCGGACGGTGATCGCCGACAGTGTGGACGCCATCCGGCCGGCCGCGGACGCGAAGGGCATCCAGGTGCAGACGGTGCTGGCCTCGCCGGGGGGACCGGTCAGCGGCGACCCGGACCGGCTGCGCCAGGTGGTATGGAACCTCCTGAGCAACGCGGTGAAGTTCACCCCGAAGGCGGGCCGCGTGCAGATCCAGCTGCGGCGCGTGGATTCGCACGTGGACATCGTGGTGAGCGATACCGGCGCGGGCATCGCGCCCGCGTTCCTGCCGTTCGTCTTCGACCGCTTCCGGCAGGGCGACAGCTCGAGCACCCGGCCGCGAGGCGGCCTCGGTCTCGGCCTCGCCCTGGTACGCAGCCTGGTGGAGTTGCACGGCGGCACCGTCATCGCGGAGAGTCCAGGTGAGGCGCGCGGCGCCACCTTCGTGGTCAAGCTACCGCTGATGCTGGCTGCGATCGTCGAGCCGCCCGTCCCCGCCGCGGCGATCGCGCCGGAATGGCCGGGCCCGACCGCGGCAACGTCGTCGCTCGAAGGGGTGCGCGTGCTCGTGGTCGACGACGACCTGGTGGCGGTCGATCTCACGCGGGAGATCCTCATGCGCGCCGGCGCGCAGGTGTGGGGCTGCGCGGGCGGCAGCGAGGCCTTGCCGATGCTGCAGCAGTGCCGGCCCGACGTGCTCGTCTCCGACATCGAGATGCCGAACCAGGACGGCTATTCGCTCATCCGGCGGATCCGCGCGCTCGAGCCCGACCGCGGCGGCCGGACGCCCGCGGTCGCTCTGTCCGCCTACAGCCGTCCGGAAGACCGGATCCGCAGCTTGGTGGCCGGCTTCAACCTCCACGTGTCCAAGCCGGTCGAGCCGACCGAGCTGGTCACGGTCGTGGCGAGCCTCGCCGGTCGCCTCGGCTGAGGCCGCGCGGGCCACGCGGGGCCGACTTCGGGCGCCGGCCGTCCGCCCGTGGTACGCTTCCCTGCGGCTTTCGCCGAACGCCTCGACGTCGAGATCTCGTGAGCGGACCGAACCGAGTGGGTGGGGAACGACATGACGAGCGATACTTTCGAGCGCGCACCGGCCATCGCCCGGCCGGTCAAGCCGATCATCGCGGTGTTCAATTCCAGCAGCGACACCGTGGACATGCTGCGCACCGTGCTGGAGCAGGAGGGCTATCACACCGTCCCCGGGCACATCACCGATCTGAAGAAGGGCGAGCTGGACTTCGTCGACTTCATCGAGCACCATCGGCCGGCGGTCATCGTCTACGACATCTCGCCGCCCTACGACACGAACTGGACGTTCCTGCGCCTGGTGCGCAGCTCGCAGCCGGCGCAGAGCGCGCGCTTCGTCCTGACCACCACCAACAAGCCGGCGCTGGACGATCTGGTCGGCCCGACCGAGGCCATCGAGATCATCGGCAAGCCGTACGATCTGGAGCGGGTGGTGGGGGCGGTGCGCGACGCGCTGAACGGGCATCGCTGAGCCGGTCGGGCCCGCGCGCGTCACGCTGGTCACCGGCACCAGCACCGGGATCGGTTACGCGACCGCCCTGCACCTGGCCCGCCTCGGGCATCGCGTCGTCGCCACCATGCGCAACCTCGGCAAGGCGGCGCCCCTGCGGGAGACGGCGCGCGCGGAGTCGCTGCCGCTGGTCGTGCGGCCGCTGGACGTGACGTCTCAGGAGTCCATCGACCGAGCGATGGCGGAGACGGTCGCCGCCGAGGGGCCGATCGACGTGCTCGTGAACAACGCGGGCATCGGCGGTGCCACGCCGCTCGAGCTGACCCCGGAGGACGAGCACCGGGCGATGTTCGAGGCCAACTACTGGGGTCCGATCCGGATGATCCGCGCGGTGCTGCCGTCCATGCGCGAGCGCCGCACCGGCTGCATCGTCAACGTCACCTCGATCGCCGGGCGCGTGGCCACCCCGAACCAGATCGCCTACTCCGCCTCGAAGCACGCCCTCGGCGCGGCCAGTGAGGCCCTCGCCCACGAGGTGGTGTCGTTCGGTGTCCGCGTGGCCATCGTCGAGCCCGGCGTCATCCAGACCGCGATCTTCGAGAACTCCGCGGGGGCGACCCGCTACGACAAGGCCTCGCCGTACCGGCAGATCATGCGGCGCAACGGCAAGCTCTTCGCGGCCGGCTTCCGCAACCCGGGCCGGCCCGAGACGGTGGCCGAGGTCATCGCGGAGGCGGTGACCACGGACCGGCCGCGGCTGCGCTACCTGGTCGGCGCCGACGCGGAGGGGCTCGCCGCGGGACGGGCGCGGATCAGCGACGAGGAATGGGTGGCGATGGGCGGGCCGCTCGACGACGCCGAGTACAACGCCCGCTTCAAGCGGTACTTCGGGATCGAGCTGATCTAGCCGGGCCGCGGCGGCCTATATCCCGAGATACGCCCGCCGCACCAGGTCGCTGTCCAGGAGCGACTGGCTCGTGCCCTCGGCCACGATGCGCCCGGTCTGCAGCACGTAGCCACGCTCGGCCGCGGCGAGCGCGGCCGGCACGTTCTGCTCCACCAGCAGCACGGTGAGGCCCTCCTGGCGGTGGAGGGCC encodes the following:
- a CDS encoding ATP-binding protein translates to MTRSAWSVEEHAFFLGQLAAILGSTLDYEDMLQRMARLAVPFLGDLCAVDLLDAGGAIRRAACVHADATKERLAYEARARHGDSATAPLSVPAVVRSRRSVLVSPATATDLERAARNEEQLDLFRQLGVTSWMVVPMIARDSVLGAVTFAVTESDRRYGQGDLQFAEAMVGQAATAGDNARLYRAAEAGRAAAEAANRAKDQFLSTLSHELRAPLNAIFGWATMLERGDLAADEARRALQIILRNVNAQVRLIDELLDVSRIGTGQMRLDVKPVDLRTVIADSVDAIRPAADAKGIQVQTVLASPGGPVSGDPDRLRQVVWNLLSNAVKFTPKAGRVQIQLRRVDSHVDIVVSDTGAGIAPAFLPFVFDRFRQGDSSSTRPRGGLGLGLALVRSLVELHGGTVIAESPGEARGATFVVKLPLMLAAIVEPPVPAAAIAPEWPGPTAATSSLEGVRVLVVDDDLVAVDLTREILMRAGAQVWGCAGGSEALPMLQQCRPDVLVSDIEMPNQDGYSLIRRIRALEPDRGGRTPAVALSAYSRPEDRIRSLVAGFNLHVSKPVEPTELVTVVASLAGRLG
- a CDS encoding SDR family oxidoreductase encodes the protein MVTGTSTGIGYATALHLARLGHRVVATMRNLGKAAPLRETARAESLPLVVRPLDVTSQESIDRAMAETVAAEGPIDVLVNNAGIGGATPLELTPEDEHRAMFEANYWGPIRMIRAVLPSMRERRTGCIVNVTSIAGRVATPNQIAYSASKHALGAASEALAHEVVSFGVRVAIVEPGVIQTAIFENSAGATRYDKASPYRQIMRRNGKLFAAGFRNPGRPETVAEVIAEAVTTDRPRLRYLVGADAEGLAAGRARISDEEWVAMGGPLDDAEYNARFKRYFGIELI